The following coding sequences are from one Rathayibacter sp. VKM Ac-2760 window:
- a CDS encoding beta-L-arabinofuranosidase domain-containing protein — protein sequence MTLTTTVALGGPVAPTAGVLRPLRQDEIRLTGGFWQHYQRLGADAVIGHCLSWIERVGWAGNFDRAAAGTLSSASGGDRHAGIEFVDSEVYKLLEAMAWELGRSDDPELAAQYEALVLRVAGAQEEDGYLHTSFGRPGQPARYSNLEWGHELYCFGHLIQAAVARLRTGHDDLLPAVARRLADHVIEVFGAEGRAAVCGHPEIEPALAELARATGDGRYLEQARLFVERRGTGTLGAIPFGPEYFQDDVPVRSAEVLRGHAVRALYLSAGALDVAVETGDAELEAAVGRQWAATVARRTYVTGGVGSHHQDEAFGADYELPPDRAYAETCAAIASNMLSWRLLLRSDDTAHADLMERTLLNAVLPSTREDGRAFFYTNTLQQRVDGVAPDETVETDRAQSSLRAPWFWVSCCPTNVARTLASVELSFATATDEGVQLHQYGAYRVTTGAVSLEVSTEYPADGEIAVRILADAEFALTLRIPPFARGAALLDGLAVDAGLSTVTVRRAFAAGDVVRLSLPMPARFVTPHPRIDAVRGQVAVERGPFVLALESLELPDGLDTEHVAVDTSVEPVAVGDGARVALVRRDAPASAWPYSVPAELGERFTAELHPYYRWANRGPSTMRIWTPAL from the coding sequence GTGACCCTGACCACCACCGTCGCCCTCGGCGGACCCGTCGCCCCGACCGCCGGCGTGCTCCGGCCGCTCCGCCAGGACGAGATCCGCCTCACCGGCGGCTTCTGGCAGCACTACCAGCGGCTCGGCGCGGACGCCGTGATCGGCCACTGCCTGAGCTGGATCGAGCGGGTCGGCTGGGCCGGCAACTTCGACCGCGCGGCGGCGGGGACGCTCTCCTCCGCGTCCGGCGGCGACCGGCACGCGGGCATCGAGTTCGTCGACTCCGAGGTCTACAAGCTGCTCGAGGCGATGGCCTGGGAGCTCGGCCGCTCCGACGACCCGGAGCTCGCTGCGCAGTACGAGGCGCTGGTGCTGCGGGTCGCCGGCGCCCAGGAGGAGGACGGCTACCTGCACACGAGCTTCGGCCGCCCGGGCCAGCCGGCGCGCTACTCGAATCTGGAGTGGGGGCACGAGCTGTACTGCTTCGGTCACCTGATCCAGGCGGCCGTGGCGCGGCTGCGCACCGGGCACGACGACCTGCTGCCGGCCGTCGCGCGGCGGCTGGCCGACCACGTGATCGAGGTGTTCGGGGCGGAGGGGCGCGCCGCGGTCTGCGGGCACCCCGAGATCGAGCCGGCACTCGCCGAGCTCGCCCGGGCCACCGGGGACGGGCGCTACCTGGAGCAGGCGCGGCTGTTCGTGGAGCGGCGCGGCACGGGCACGCTCGGCGCGATCCCGTTCGGGCCGGAGTACTTCCAGGACGACGTGCCGGTGCGCTCGGCGGAGGTGCTGCGCGGCCACGCGGTGCGGGCGCTGTACCTCTCGGCGGGGGCGCTCGACGTCGCCGTCGAGACCGGGGACGCGGAGCTGGAGGCGGCCGTCGGGCGGCAGTGGGCCGCGACGGTCGCGCGCCGCACCTACGTCACCGGCGGGGTGGGCTCGCACCACCAGGACGAGGCGTTCGGCGCCGACTACGAGCTGCCGCCGGACCGCGCCTACGCGGAGACCTGCGCGGCGATCGCGTCGAACATGCTGTCGTGGCGGCTGCTGCTGCGCTCGGACGACACGGCCCACGCGGACCTGATGGAGCGGACGCTGCTGAACGCGGTGCTGCCCTCGACGCGGGAGGACGGGCGCGCGTTCTTCTACACGAACACGCTGCAGCAGCGGGTCGACGGGGTCGCGCCGGACGAGACCGTCGAGACCGACCGCGCGCAGTCGAGCCTCCGCGCGCCCTGGTTCTGGGTGTCCTGCTGCCCGACCAACGTGGCGCGGACGCTCGCGAGCGTCGAGCTGAGCTTCGCGACGGCGACGGACGAGGGGGTGCAGCTGCACCAGTACGGCGCGTACCGGGTGACGACGGGCGCGGTGTCCCTGGAGGTGTCGACCGAGTACCCGGCGGACGGGGAGATCGCGGTGCGGATCCTCGCGGACGCGGAGTTCGCGCTGACGCTGCGGATCCCGCCGTTCGCCCGCGGGGCGGCGCTGCTGGACGGGCTCGCGGTGGACGCGGGGCTCTCGACGGTGACGGTGCGGCGGGCGTTCGCGGCCGGCGACGTGGTGCGGCTGTCGCTGCCGATGCCGGCGCGCTTCGTGACGCCGCACCCGCGGATCGACGCGGTGCGCGGCCAGGTGGCGGTCGAGCGCGGGCCGTTCGTGCTGGCGCTGGAGTCGCTGGAGCTGCCGGACGGGCTCGACACGGAGCACGTGGCGGTGGACACGTCGGTCGAGCCGGTCGCTGTCGGCGACGGCGCCCGGGTGGCGCTCGTGCGCCGCGACGCCCCGGCGTCCGCGTGGCCCTACTCCGTGCCGGCGGAGCTCGGCGAGCGCTTCACGGCGGAGCTGCACCCCTACTACCGCTGGGCGAACCGCGGCCCCTCCACGATGCGCATCTGGACACCCGCGCTCTGA
- a CDS encoding carbohydrate ABC transporter permease: MSARRPWWLTLVGVLLTAVMLFPVYWMINVSLTPTGSMRKDPPDWFPFAPTFSGYQAVVSEQLPYLGTSLIVGLGTVLLTVAIAAPAAYSLAKLRPRGGQGLSFVLLIAQMIPAIIMAMGFYAIYLNLGLLNSIPGLIVADSTIAVPFGVLIFTAFMSGIPDELTQAARMDGASAWRTFTSVIMPISRNSVVTVSLFAFLWAWSDFVFASTLDSGGKLQPITLGIYKYIGNNNQEWNSIMATAVVASIPAAVLLVVAQRYVSAGVTAGAVKD, encoded by the coding sequence ATGAGCGCCCGGCGGCCCTGGTGGCTGACGCTCGTGGGCGTGCTGCTCACCGCGGTGATGCTGTTCCCGGTCTACTGGATGATCAACGTCTCGCTCACGCCGACCGGCTCGATGCGGAAGGATCCGCCGGACTGGTTCCCGTTCGCGCCCACCTTCTCGGGTTACCAGGCCGTGGTCAGCGAGCAGCTGCCCTACCTCGGCACCAGCCTGATCGTCGGGCTCGGCACGGTGCTGCTGACCGTGGCGATCGCCGCTCCGGCCGCGTACTCGCTCGCGAAGCTGCGGCCGCGCGGCGGGCAGGGGCTCTCGTTCGTCCTCCTGATCGCGCAGATGATCCCGGCGATCATCATGGCGATGGGCTTCTACGCCATCTACCTCAACCTCGGGCTGCTGAACTCGATCCCCGGGCTGATCGTGGCCGACTCGACCATCGCGGTGCCGTTCGGCGTGCTGATCTTCACCGCGTTCATGTCCGGCATCCCCGACGAGCTGACCCAGGCGGCGCGGATGGACGGCGCGAGCGCGTGGCGCACGTTCACCTCGGTGATCATGCCGATCAGCCGCAACTCCGTCGTGACCGTCTCGCTCTTCGCGTTCCTCTGGGCCTGGTCGGACTTCGTCTTCGCGTCGACCCTCGACAGCGGCGGGAAGCTCCAGCCGATCACGCTCGGCATCTACAAGTACATCGGCAACAACAACCAGGAGTGGAACTCGATCATGGCGACCGCCGTGGTCGCGTCCATCCCGGCCGCCGTCCTCCTCGTCGTCGCCCAGCGGTACGTCTCGGCGGGTGTCACCGCCGGTGCCGTCAAGGACTGA
- a CDS encoding sugar ABC transporter permease: MTTATETARLLRREAAPGVAPVAAPAPRRRRRPGGQLAAWAFLVPLVVYLLVFYAFPLYRNLELSLKDYTVRSFVQGNAPFVWFDNYVQVFQDATFGPALLHTAVFTGVSIAFQFTLGLALAVFFYRRFPLASTLRALFLVPWLLPLIVSASTWSWMLNSDSGIVNAFLESFGIGQINWLTSPATSLIAVLIANIWIGIPFNLVILYSGLQNISQDLYEAASLDGATGAQQFWRITLPLLRPVSAITILLGLVYTLKVFDIIWIMTKGGPADSSTTLATWTYQLGFGSMLPDFGPAAAVGNLLIILALVFGLVYIRVQRKQADA; encoded by the coding sequence ATGACGACCGCGACCGAGACGGCGCGGCTGCTGCGCCGCGAGGCCGCGCCCGGGGTCGCGCCCGTCGCGGCCCCGGCGCCGAGGCGGCGGCGGCGGCCGGGCGGGCAGCTCGCCGCGTGGGCGTTCCTCGTCCCGCTCGTCGTCTACCTGCTCGTCTTCTACGCCTTCCCGCTCTACCGCAACCTCGAGCTGAGCCTGAAGGACTACACGGTCCGCTCCTTCGTGCAGGGCAACGCCCCGTTCGTCTGGTTCGACAACTACGTGCAGGTCTTCCAGGACGCGACGTTCGGCCCTGCCCTGCTGCACACGGCGGTGTTCACCGGGGTGTCGATCGCCTTCCAGTTCACGCTGGGACTGGCGCTCGCGGTCTTCTTCTACCGGCGCTTCCCGCTCGCGAGCACGCTGCGGGCGCTGTTCCTGGTGCCGTGGCTGCTGCCGCTCATCGTCTCGGCGTCGACCTGGTCGTGGATGCTCAACAGCGACTCCGGGATCGTCAACGCGTTCCTCGAGTCCTTCGGGATCGGGCAGATCAACTGGCTGACCTCGCCGGCGACCTCGCTGATCGCGGTGCTGATCGCCAACATCTGGATCGGCATCCCGTTCAACCTGGTGATCCTCTACTCCGGGCTGCAGAACATCTCGCAGGACCTCTACGAGGCGGCCTCGCTCGACGGCGCGACCGGCGCGCAGCAGTTCTGGCGGATCACGCTGCCGCTGCTGCGACCGGTCTCGGCGATCACGATCCTGCTCGGCCTCGTCTACACGCTGAAGGTGTTCGACATCATCTGGATCATGACGAAGGGCGGGCCGGCCGACTCGTCGACGACCCTGGCGACCTGGACCTATCAGCTCGGCTTCGGCTCGATGCTGCCCGACTTCGGTCCGGCGGCGGCGGTCGGCAATCTGCTGATCATCCTCGCCCTGGTCTTCGGCCTCGTCTACATCCGCGTCCAGCGCAAGCAGGCCGACGCATGA
- a CDS encoding extracellular solute-binding protein: MKRKHARGLAAAVLLGTAAAALTGCAGGSGGDSTSAAGGTYTFWDPYPQFDESSDWAKLIDSCGTEAGVTVERTGYDTTDLTNKALLAGQQGNSPDILLVDNPVVSTLAESGILTTTAENGLATGDIDANILAAGEVGGDTFGVPIGANTLALYYNKTVLATAGVDVASITDWASLTAALEKVTASGGKGITFSGIGTEEGSFQFLPWFWGSGAELTELDSADAVDAVSLWTDWLEKGYAPNSVIGNTQTTSWQEFETGEYAFGENGTWQLANAKASGIDYGILTIPAKDGGSAPAPTGGEFLTLPVQKDEARYETSTAIAECLTSTDNLVTTDNTLSYIAPTAAAQEAQVAGNTDLEPWVEAVQAAKGRTSDDLGTKYPKISEQLWSAVQTALSGSQSPEDALKAAQSAAAAATK, from the coding sequence ATGAAGAGGAAGCACGCTCGGGGCCTCGCCGCCGCCGTCCTGCTCGGGACCGCCGCAGCGGCCCTCACCGGCTGCGCAGGAGGCTCGGGAGGCGACTCCACCTCCGCGGCCGGCGGCACGTACACGTTCTGGGACCCGTACCCGCAGTTCGACGAGTCGTCCGACTGGGCGAAGCTCATCGACTCCTGCGGCACGGAGGCCGGCGTGACCGTCGAGCGCACCGGCTACGACACCACCGACCTCACCAACAAGGCGCTCCTCGCCGGGCAGCAGGGCAACTCGCCCGACATCCTGCTCGTCGACAACCCCGTCGTCTCCACGCTGGCCGAGTCGGGCATCCTGACCACCACCGCCGAGAACGGCCTCGCGACCGGCGACATCGACGCGAACATCCTGGCCGCGGGCGAGGTCGGCGGCGACACCTTCGGCGTCCCGATCGGCGCGAACACGCTCGCGCTCTACTACAACAAGACCGTGCTGGCGACGGCCGGCGTCGACGTCGCCTCGATCACCGACTGGGCGAGCCTCACCGCGGCGCTGGAGAAGGTCACCGCCTCGGGCGGCAAGGGCATCACCTTCTCGGGCATCGGCACCGAGGAGGGCAGCTTCCAGTTCCTGCCCTGGTTCTGGGGCTCCGGCGCCGAGCTGACCGAGCTCGACTCGGCCGACGCCGTGGACGCGGTCTCGCTCTGGACCGACTGGCTGGAGAAGGGCTACGCGCCCAACTCCGTGATCGGCAACACGCAGACCACCAGCTGGCAGGAGTTCGAGACCGGCGAGTACGCGTTCGGCGAGAACGGCACCTGGCAGCTGGCCAACGCGAAGGCCTCGGGCATCGACTACGGCATCCTCACCATCCCGGCGAAGGACGGCGGCTCGGCCCCCGCGCCGACCGGCGGCGAGTTCCTCACCCTGCCCGTGCAGAAGGACGAGGCGCGCTACGAGACGTCGACGGCGATCGCCGAGTGCCTCACCTCGACGGACAACCTGGTGACCACGGACAACACGCTGTCCTACATCGCGCCGACGGCCGCCGCGCAGGAGGCGCAGGTCGCCGGGAACACCGACCTCGAGCCCTGGGTCGAGGCCGTGCAGGCCGCGAAGGGCCGCACCTCGGACGACCTCGGGACGAAGTACCCGAAGATCTCGGAGCAGCTGTGGTCGGCGGTGCAGACCGCGCTGAGCGGGTCGCAGTCGCCCGAGGACGCGCTGAAGGCGGCGCAGTCGGCGGCGGCGGCCGCGACGAAGTGA
- a CDS encoding LacI family DNA-binding transcriptional regulator, whose translation MLCEDRPGRTGVPRKGDVIAPRKPTGTITLTDVAREAGVSIATASKALNGRDQVRAETRQRVLDAAAALSFTPNPFAQALNSRRTGTIGMLTNDLDNRFVLPVLLGAEDAFGAGSTSVFLCDARGDSIREQHHIKNLLAKRVDGIVVLGRTTNPRPSITATIPVPVVYAYAPSEDERDSSFTPDNTLAGVLAARHLIERGRTRIALINGEPSYTAAHDRARGVERALIEAGLPLVGGDVLYGQWSESWGRQCAESLLAAHPDLDAIVCASDQIARGALDHLRESGRSVPRDVAVVGFDNWDLLVEAARPPLTSIDMQLETLGRAAAEELSHAIHGRATAGVRSMPVRLVPRESSG comes from the coding sequence ATGCTGTGCGAGGATCGACCCGGGCGCACCGGCGTCCCGAGGAAGGGGGACGTCATCGCGCCGCGCAAGCCCACGGGCACCATCACGCTGACCGACGTCGCCCGCGAGGCCGGCGTCTCGATCGCCACCGCCTCCAAGGCCCTCAACGGCCGCGACCAGGTGCGCGCCGAGACCCGTCAGCGGGTGCTCGACGCCGCCGCCGCGCTCTCGTTCACGCCGAACCCGTTCGCCCAGGCCCTCAACTCGCGCCGCACCGGCACGATCGGGATGCTCACCAACGACCTCGACAACCGCTTCGTGCTGCCGGTGCTTCTCGGCGCCGAGGACGCGTTCGGAGCCGGATCCACCTCGGTGTTCCTCTGCGACGCCCGCGGCGACTCGATCCGCGAGCAGCACCACATCAAGAACCTGCTGGCCAAGCGCGTCGACGGGATCGTCGTGCTCGGCCGGACGACGAACCCCCGCCCGTCGATCACCGCGACGATCCCCGTCCCCGTGGTCTACGCCTACGCGCCCTCGGAGGACGAGCGCGACTCCTCGTTCACCCCCGACAACACGCTCGCCGGCGTGCTCGCCGCGCGCCACCTGATCGAGCGCGGGCGCACGCGGATCGCGCTGATCAACGGCGAGCCGAGCTACACCGCCGCGCACGACCGCGCCCGCGGCGTCGAGCGCGCCCTCATCGAGGCCGGGCTGCCGCTGGTCGGCGGCGACGTGCTCTACGGCCAGTGGTCGGAGAGCTGGGGGCGGCAGTGCGCGGAGTCGCTGCTCGCCGCGCATCCGGACCTCGACGCGATCGTCTGCGCGAGCGACCAGATCGCCCGCGGCGCCCTCGACCACCTGCGCGAGAGCGGCCGCTCCGTGCCCCGCGACGTCGCCGTCGTCGGCTTCGACAACTGGGACCTGCTCGTCGAGGCCGCCCGCCCCCCGCTCACCAGCATCGACATGCAGCTCGAGACCCTCGGCCGCGCCGCCGCCGAGGAGCTCTCGCACGCCATCCACGGCCGCGCGACGGCGGGCGTCCGCTCGATGCCGGTGCGCCTGGTGCCGCGGGAGTCCTCCGGCTGA